One Methanobacterium sp. DNA window includes the following coding sequences:
- a CDS encoding carboxypeptidase regulatory-like domain-containing protein → MKKIKKQINKKIIIPLFFILLVLCMGAVSAADVNTSDNSADSASNELALIKISGQVEQCSDGEPFQGATVTVHDNGTQVASTTTGADGTYSTSFQSVNRVFTVTASANGHKPSTQIVTVNNNQETYTGTANLHLGNNDAYVYQGWTINPDENYTFSDGTTIHLTGASNAFTTINEGITYATGNPGVNTVYIAPGTYNEYSMSIDTSVNLHGENQDTTIIDADDNARILTIWNGATVNIEQLTFRDGSSEYGGALRVESGTVTLTDCTFDSNTVLDHGGAIYVDLGATAIIAGSTFTDNPSGYAGGAISNRGTLDIADCTFTGNSAGNFGGAIYNGGTLTVTDSTFTSNTGPYAGAIRNQNGNATITDCVFVSNTASSNGGAINSMGYINIMGSTANATISGCAFTGNTAQIGGAIVNWNALMDVFGCSLTDNTAISIGGAIYNTGFNLTANYNRFYNNSANQGSAICNDSGSVNAENNWWGSNNPIPDFPNLISGAAAPTQWLFMTVSADPTTINNGGTSLITVSFNNYSSDGTTYTEFDPSLGHIPDGTQVTFATTLGSIPGTVVETAGGIATATFTASQTPGIAYISGLIDSYQTPYDPNNPNTTPYTTVTINPAANLTITKTGPNTVIAGESLTYNITITNNGPDIAEGVTLQDVMVGADAFNTGTLEYRYQTNSGAWSDWISFSNPLNINLGTINNGNTAVIQIRGTVKSSANSGTQITNTATTETTTTPGSKTATITTTVNRVSDIVLTKTVDKTRPNVGETVTYTVTAHNNGPSDASNIQINDIMPSGFSDVTITPSKGTYNNGIWTLDLASGETATLTLTGKVTATMAGKTANNTATIQGTATSASSTIYVPKSDLYVTITSSKQNPGVGEKFTLTYKLGNNGPDTAENVTITIPVPEGFVVDKIEGDGTWTYDPTTRTITWTMANVTVGDPYLHITGWFTRAGSYVFTASINSNTYNINTQGVSDLTVNAQNVAEAKTISMQETGAPIAPILLAILLVIGGLLLPSRK, encoded by the coding sequence TTTTATTAGTATTGTGTATGGGTGCTGTTTCAGCAGCAGATGTTAATACAAGTGATAATTCAGCAGATTCTGCTTCTAATGAACTGGCTTTAATAAAAATTTCAGGCCAGGTTGAACAATGTTCTGATGGTGAACCTTTCCAGGGAGCAACGGTAACTGTACATGATAACGGAACGCAAGTTGCCAGTACCACTACTGGTGCTGATGGAACCTACTCTACCAGCTTCCAGAGCGTGAATAGAGTTTTCACGGTAACTGCCAGTGCCAATGGACACAAACCATCCACCCAAATAGTCACAGTAAACAACAACCAGGAAACCTATACCGGTACAGCGAACTTACATTTAGGTAATAACGATGCATATGTCTATCAAGGATGGACCATCAATCCAGATGAGAATTATACCTTCTCTGACGGAACAACCATACATCTTACCGGAGCCAGCAATGCTTTTACCACAATCAATGAGGGTATAACTTATGCTACAGGTAACCCTGGAGTTAACACTGTATACATCGCCCCGGGAACTTACAATGAGTACAGTATGAGTATTGACACTTCAGTTAACCTGCATGGTGAAAACCAGGATACTACCATTATTGATGCTGATGATAATGCCAGAATATTAACTATCTGGAACGGAGCAACTGTCAACATAGAACAACTGACATTCAGGGATGGTTCATCTGAATATGGTGGCGCTCTTCGTGTTGAAAGTGGAACTGTAACCCTCACTGACTGTACCTTCGATTCCAACACTGTTCTTGATCATGGTGGTGCTATCTACGTGGATCTCGGTGCAACCGCTATTATAGCCGGCTCTACATTTACTGACAACCCCTCAGGATATGCTGGTGGTGCAATTAGTAATAGGGGTACTTTGGATATTGCTGACTGTACATTCACTGGCAACTCAGCTGGTAACTTTGGTGGAGCCATCTACAATGGCGGTACCTTAACAGTTACTGATAGTACTTTCACCAGTAACACTGGACCTTATGCTGGAGCTATTCGTAATCAAAATGGTAATGCTACAATTACTGATTGTGTTTTCGTTAGTAACACTGCAAGTTCTAATGGTGGTGCTATCAACAGTATGGGTTATATTAACATCATGGGTAGTACGGCTAATGCTACTATTTCCGGTTGCGCTTTCACCGGTAACACCGCACAAATTGGTGGAGCAATCGTTAATTGGAATGCTCTAATGGATGTTTTTGGCTGTAGTTTGACAGATAACACCGCAATTTCTATTGGAGGTGCTATCTATAATACGGGATTTAATTTAACAGCTAATTATAACCGATTCTACAATAACTCTGCAAATCAGGGAAGTGCTATTTGCAACGATTCTGGTTCAGTAAATGCAGAAAATAACTGGTGGGGTTCTAACAATCCTATTCCAGATTTCCCTAATTTGATTTCTGGTGCAGCAGCACCTACGCAATGGTTGTTCATGACAGTTAGTGCTGATCCAACTACTATTAATAATGGTGGAACCAGTTTGATTACAGTTAGTTTCAACAACTACTCATCTGATGGAACTACCTACACCGAATTTGACCCATCCCTGGGCCATATACCCGATGGTACTCAGGTAACATTCGCAACCACTCTGGGAAGCATCCCTGGAACTGTTGTAGAAACTGCAGGTGGTATTGCCACTGCTACTTTCACAGCCAGTCAAACTCCAGGAATAGCCTATATTTCTGGTTTGATTGACAGTTATCAAACACCTTACGACCCCAATAATCCAAACACAACACCATACACCACAGTAACTATCAATCCAGCAGCGAACCTGACTATCACCAAAACAGGACCCAACACTGTTATTGCAGGTGAATCACTAACATACAATATTACCATTACCAATAACGGCCCAGATATTGCTGAAGGTGTGACATTACAGGATGTAATGGTGGGTGCTGATGCTTTCAACACAGGAACTCTTGAATATCGTTACCAAACCAATAGTGGCGCTTGGAGTGACTGGATAAGCTTCTCTAACCCTTTAAATATCAACCTGGGAACCATAAACAATGGTAACACTGCAGTAATCCAAATAAGGGGCACGGTCAAATCATCTGCAAACTCTGGAACACAAATAACCAACACTGCAACTACCGAAACGACCACTACACCCGGCTCTAAAACAGCCACAATAACCACAACTGTTAATAGAGTCTCAGATATTGTTTTAACGAAAACTGTAGACAAAACACGACCAAATGTAGGTGAAACAGTCACATATACTGTAACTGCACACAACAACGGACCATCAGATGCCAGTAACATTCAGATAAATGATATAATGCCATCCGGTTTTAGTGATGTTACCATAACACCTTCTAAAGGAACATACAATAATGGAATCTGGACACTGGACCTGGCAAGTGGTGAAACAGCAACTTTAACCTTAACCGGTAAAGTAACAGCTACCATGGCAGGTAAAACCGCAAACAACACCGCAACCATACAAGGAACAGCAACTTCAGCCAGTTCAACTATTTACGTGCCTAAAAGTGACCTGTACGTCACCATAACCAGCAGCAAACAGAACCCTGGAGTAGGTGAGAAGTTCACTTTAACCTACAAGCTCGGGAACAATGGACCAGACACTGCAGAGAACGTGACCATAACCATACCTGTACCAGAAGGTTTTGTGGTTGATAAAATTGAAGGCGACGGAACCTGGACTTATGATCCAACTACCAGGACCATTACCTGGACCATGGCCAACGTTACAGTGGGTGATCCTTACCTGCACATCACTGGCTGGTTTACCAGAGCGGGTTCATACGTTTTCACGGCATCAATAAATTCAAACACCTACAACATAAACACCCAGGGCGTATCAGACCTCACAGTTAACGCACAGAACGTGGCAGAAGCAAAAACTATCAGCATGCAGGAAACAGGAGCACCAATTGCACCTATCCTACTGGCAATATTACTGGTAATTGGTGGACTACTGTTACCATCCAGAAAATAA
- a CDS encoding DUF2283 domain-containing protein yields the protein MEKHFFKMINEYDKQSDTLYLRVVDPYQYKESIELADNIILDFDSENIPVALEILDASKYFHVKPYALRNFALDMKIYIQTDKITLNAKFIISTHHKKEEVPVNVGTINDIELPTMQTSYAVA from the coding sequence GTGGAAAAACATTTTTTTAAAATGATAAATGAGTATGATAAACAGTCCGACACACTTTATCTTCGTGTTGTGGACCCATACCAATACAAAGAATCAATAGAATTAGCAGATAACATAATACTTGATTTTGATTCAGAGAACATTCCCGTAGCTCTAGAAATATTGGATGCTTCTAAATATTTCCATGTCAAACCCTATGCACTAAGAAACTTTGCACTGGACATGAAGATCTATATCCAAACCGATAAAATAACTTTAAACGCCAAATTCATCATTTCAACACATCACAAGAAAGAAGAAGTACCAGTTAATGTGGGTACCATAAATGATATTGAGTTACCAACAATGCAAACCAGTTATGCGGTAGCTTAA
- a CDS encoding helicase C-terminal domain-containing protein has translation MRVFGISNISYFYSKIIAVNKYIEETKPRSIPTLKKILEKHPEDKGLIHTHSHKLATYISENLQDPRVIIYSPHRNLKRSPKREVVIRKFVESEEPLVLVAPSVDEGVDFPDDLCRFQVIYKMPFPYLGDKQIMTRMNRDGYWYAYKTVASLVQAYGRGMRNEEDYCDTYILDQDIYGVLREKWRKCLYFIPEYFEEAIL, from the coding sequence ATCAGAGTATTTGGAATTTCAAATATTAGTTACTTTTATTCCAAAATCATTGCAGTAAATAAATATATTGAAGAAACTAAACCCCGCTCTATCCCCACCCTTAAAAAGATCCTGGAAAAACACCCTGAAGATAAGGGTTTGATACATACCCATAGTCATAAGTTAGCCACCTACATCAGTGAAAACTTACAGGATCCACGGGTAATCATTTACAGCCCCCACCGTAATTTGAAAAGAAGCCCGAAAAGAGAGGTGGTCATCAGGAAATTCGTAGAATCCGAGGAACCACTGGTACTGGTGGCTCCCAGTGTAGATGAAGGGGTTGATTTCCCTGATGATCTGTGCCGTTTCCAGGTTATCTACAAAATGCCTTTCCCCTACTTAGGGGATAAACAGATCATGACCAGGATGAATCGAGATGGCTACTGGTATGCATACAAGACTGTGGCCAGTTTAGTTCAGGCTTATGGTCGTGGTATGCGTAACGAAGAGGATTACTGTGACACCTACATTTTGGACCAGGATATTTACGGTGTCCTAAGGGAAAAATGGCGTAAATGTTTATATTTCATCCCTGAATATTTTGAAGAAGCTATTTTATGA
- a CDS encoding YkvA family protein, which translates to MSFLEDFEHDEVDDVNFKDFYDVIRENLDAFEGEYEAFIDYGPDLFKLLTEILNEEIIGSKTRLKVCAAIAYYVAPFDIIPETIYGPQGYIDDIFVCTFVLKEIESDMGIKFLENLWEGEDDLNYVLEEAYSKSKIVIEDQIEDILKFIGII; encoded by the coding sequence ATGAGTTTTTTAGAAGATTTTGAACATGATGAAGTAGATGATGTAAATTTTAAAGATTTCTATGATGTTATCAGAGAAAATCTTGATGCATTCGAGGGGGAATATGAGGCATTTATAGATTATGGGCCTGACCTTTTTAAATTATTGACTGAAATACTAAATGAAGAAATTATAGGTTCAAAAACTAGATTAAAAGTGTGTGCAGCAATAGCTTATTATGTTGCGCCGTTTGACATCATACCAGAAACAATATATGGCCCTCAAGGATACATTGATGACATATTTGTCTGTACATTTGTTTTGAAAGAAATCGAGTCTGATATGGGAATTAAATTTTTGGAAAATCTTTGGGAAGGCGAAGACGATTTAAATTATGTTCTTGAGGAGGCTTATTCAAAATCTAAAATAGTAATAGAAGATCAAATTGAAGATATATTGAAATTTATCGGTATAATATAG
- a CDS encoding phospholipase D family protein has protein sequence MNSAIGKNTIITHGEYYDLFMDLIAVFQDNREIKIDQIVNLLKIKYNEEEIKVSLRYLISREFLVYSDEGGKFQNRTVILDKKPVISLREDEKNSGPFIALTLPPFNYFGLKSSFKNHDISINYIKDEIKKLFMEANDSIYICSPFLDFEGIKDFLPLLVHKNKNGVKINIISRQINKKDNNSRFDVVKPVIKYFKENKCDVTIRNYHYQSKNYIESSTHAKFIVVDKKSAYLGSGELRKNSFEKNFELGLILGSVHAKELSVIFEEIFSISSDINE, from the coding sequence ATGAATTCAGCTATTGGTAAGAACACAATTATTACTCATGGCGAGTATTATGATTTATTTATGGATTTAATTGCCGTTTTTCAGGATAATCGAGAAATTAAGATAGATCAAATAGTTAATTTGTTAAAAATTAAATATAATGAAGAAGAAATCAAAGTTTCATTAAGATATTTAATATCTAGGGAATTCCTTGTTTACAGTGATGAAGGGGGAAAATTTCAAAATAGAACTGTAATATTAGATAAAAAACCCGTAATATCTTTAAGAGAAGATGAAAAAAACTCAGGCCCATTTATAGCTCTTACATTACCTCCTTTTAATTATTTTGGTTTAAAATCCTCTTTTAAAAACCATGATATATCTATAAATTACATTAAAGATGAAATAAAAAAACTTTTTATGGAGGCAAATGATTCAATTTATATTTGTTCTCCTTTTCTTGATTTTGAGGGGATTAAAGATTTTTTGCCGTTATTAGTTCATAAAAATAAAAATGGTGTAAAAATAAATATTATTTCAAGACAAATTAATAAAAAAGATAATAATAGTAGATTTGATGTTGTTAAACCTGTTATTAAATATTTTAAAGAGAATAAATGTGATGTAACAATTAGGAATTACCATTATCAATCAAAAAATTACATTGAAAGTAGTACTCATGCAAAGTTTATCGTTGTTGATAAAAAAAGTGCTTACTTGGGGAGTGGGGAGTTAAGAAAGAATTCATTTGAAAAAAATTTTGAGTTAGGTCTTATTTTGGGTAGTGTACATGCAAAAGAATTGAGTGTTATTTTTGAAGAAATTTTTTCGATTTCTAGTGACATTAATGAGTAG